TTTAAAGTGCTATAAAGTGACATTTCGAGGGTTTAAAATGCGATTTTCCCgaatataaactattaaaatcgGCTGACACGTGCGTAGATATATTTCACACGTACGAGAATTGATTTGAAGTGAGAGCGACCAATTCCAAATAATAAGAATCTGAGCAAAGACTAGTAGCCACCACCCACCAGTAAGTACCCTACAAGAATAGGAGAGCATCGGAATCGTTGGGAGGATTTCGCTATTCCTTCGAGTTCACGACCCAAACTCGTCATCATGTGGAGAAGAATCGTCTCATCTCATCTCAAAACCCTAGCCGCCGCCGCTTCTCCTCGTCGATCCATAGCCACCACCGCCGCCAGACCCGTTCGCACCGCCAATCGATCGGCCATTCCCGCTTCTTCTTCATCCGTTATCCCTCGCCATTTCTTCAGCACTGAATCAGGTGATTGATAAATCGTCTCTGTCTTCAGATCTCGGCGATTCTTTTGGCAGATTCTGATTCGATTCTCGATGTATTAGTTATATAGATTGGTCtttgagattatattttttggttcaaTTCTAATGTCGCTGTTAAGTTTCTGTTGGAGATTGAATGACTGTTTACTCTACTTTACAGTAGAGACCATTGtcacgaagaagaagaaggtggagGATGTAATGCCCATTGCTACTGGTCATGAGAAGGAAGAGCTTGAAGCTGAACTTGAGGTGATTTCCTAATCTTTTGACAGCTctatgcatttttttttaacatatatgtTCGTATGATACGAATTTGCTAACCGTAACTTGGCCTGATCATTTttttgagtatatatatatttatctctGTTTGTggaaaccaaaattttgaaccttGTCATTGTCTACTTTGGATAGGGGAAGAGGCTGCTTGACATTGACTTCCCCGAAGGTCCTTTTGGAACCAAGGTtggtgtactttcttttatttaagataCCTTGTAACTCGCACTTTAAATATCTTAACCTTATTCTGGGCATGATGATATGGTGTTATGACTCATCAATAGGAAACAAAACGAAGACCATTTCACTAAATTTTGTGTGATGAATGGCTAATTATATTATCAGTCCACTTTAGCTGTTACTATGACCCTCATCTAGTAGCCAATCAAATATCCCGAAGATTTGTCTCTAGTTTAAATTGAATTCGAGTCCTGCTGGTTGTACTGGCCTAGTTCGCTGAATGAAGCACTGGCTTTGATTTGAATCATATATATGGGATTTGAATAGTGCATTCAACAAGTTTTTAAcctatgtttgtttgtttgtttgccaTGGTCCACTTCCCGTGATGCTTATGTTCATGATGATGACGGAACTTTTCAGATGTCACATACACCATGTGCATGTGTGTATGGATCATGGAAATTTACTTCTTTAGAATCCTTTCTCGGGATAACTGAAATAATAGGGTTATATGACTGGTGTACAGTTGAGACATTTGATCTTTTACATTTTCTCATGTCAAATTGTCTCTTGACTCTGCATCATTCATTCTCCTTTGCTTACCCATTCGATAACAAAGTTTTTTATCTTATTGATACATATACACTTACCAAATTGTAATACCTCAGGAATCTCCTGCAATTGTAAAGTCCTACTATGACAAGCGAATTGTGGGATGCCCTGGTGGTGAAGGCGGTAAGTTCATCCATTATTCACTCTTTTTAGTGTTACAAAATTTGGATGAGAAGAGGCATTAAAATTGATGAATTTGTCtactgcagaggatgaacacgACGTTGTGTGGTTCTGGCTTGAAAAAGGAAAGTCTTTTGAATGCCCTGTTTGCACTCAGTACTTTGAGGTAAGTTGAACTCATATCTGATTTGCACTAAATGGTAAATAAATAGTCATAGCTTAGACATAACTGTAAAAGGATTATAGCAAGCACTCGTTGAGATTGTCCATTTATGAATATTGAATTGGTGAAATCATGTATGTGTTGCAGCTGGAAGTGGTTGGTCCTGGTGGGCCTCCTGATGGTCACGGTGATGAAGACGACCACCACTGATTCGGGCCTCTCCCTTGCCGCGAGTTTtgctttttactattttcacgTTCTTAAAGatctttttttagattttttaatgattggaataaaaaattatatatgccTGCTGGCGAAAGAGTTGAAAATGTTTTTGATCCTTTTAGAACAACACCACTTCGGTACCGGGGAGTTTGTCAAAATGCCAAAACTCTTACGACCGTTGTTTTACTTTTGTAACAATTCTTGAATCAGAATCATTCTTGCCTTTTGGTTATTATATATTCGACTTTTGTTTTTATGGGTCGACGTCTTTTCAATATTGGACGTTTTGATCTTGTCCTTTGATTCCTTGTGAACGGAACAGCCATATACTTCTATATTATACTTCTATATATTATCGAAAACCCAAATTTTCTTCTGAGCTTATGCAGTAATTGGTGAAACATTAATTATGCATGCACCTACATTTTACTTtccatctgtttttttttagtttataatgaAGGTGTATGTAACACGGTAGGAGTTAACATCATGGCCTCTATATTCCCCTTGCGACTATTTCATTAAGTTTTCTTCTTAaatttttcctcttttttttgttcaactccttttttgagaaagggttacttttcttctttaaattCATAAATTGTTTTCTCGTAAGTTAAAAACTTAGATGAAAATATGCAGATTGACAATATCTCAAAATTGCGTCAGTTCTTATTTATTTCGTATGCCTGTTTGGTTTCATATCTTTAGATATTCACAATGAAAGGACCAAGCAGAAACCTAAATGCTAGAACATAGATATGTTTCTTTAAAATAGACCACCCTG
The genomic region above belongs to Raphanus sativus cultivar WK10039 unplaced genomic scaffold, ASM80110v3 Scaffold5405, whole genome shotgun sequence and contains:
- the LOC130507725 gene encoding cytochrome c oxidase subunit 5b-1, mitochondrial-like isoform X1, which translates into the protein MWRRIVSSHLKTLAAAASPRRSIATTAARPVRTANRSAIPASSSSVIPRHFFSTESVETIVTKKKKVEDVMPIATGHEKEELEAELEGKRLLDIDFPEGPFGTKESPAIVKSYYDKRIVGCPGGEGEDEHDVVWFWLEKGKSFECPVCTQYFELEVVGPGGPPDGHGDEDDHH
- the LOC130507725 gene encoding cytochrome c oxidase subunit 5b-1, mitochondrial-like isoform X2 yields the protein MWRRIVSSHLKTLAAAASPRRSIATTAARPVRTANRSAIPASSSSVIPRHFFSTESETIVTKKKKVEDVMPIATGHEKEELEAELEGKRLLDIDFPEGPFGTKESPAIVKSYYDKRIVGCPGGEGEDEHDVVWFWLEKGKSFECPVCTQYFELEVVGPGGPPDGHGDEDDHH